One genomic region from Plasmodium berghei ANKA genome assembly, chromosome: 4 encodes:
- a CDS encoding ras-related protein RAB7, putative — protein sequence MSNKKRTILKVIILGDSGVGKTSLMNQYVNKKFTNQYKATIGADFLTKETVVDNEQLTMQIWDTAGQERFQSLGVAFYRGADCCVLVFDLTNYKTYESLESWKDEFLIQASPKDPENFPFVIIGNKVDETNKRKVQSVKVLQWCKANNNIPYFETSAKNAINVDQAFDEIARKAMKQELQEEQIYLPETFTLNSQNDQKIYKSRCC from the exons atgtcAAACAAAAAGAGAACCATTTTAAAAGTTATCATTCTTGGGGATAGTGG TGTTGGAAAAACATCATTAATGAATCAATAcgtaaataaaaagtttaCGAATCAATACAAAGCTACAA tTGGAGCagattttttaacaaagGAAACAGTAGTTGATAATGAGCAATTAACTATGCAG ATATGGGATACAGCAGGACAGGAGCGCTTTCAAAGTTTAGGCGTAGCCTTTTATAGGGGAGCAGATTGCTGTGTCTTAGTTTTTGATTTAACAAATTACAAAACTTATGAATCTTTAGAATCTTGGAAAGATGAATTTCTAATAcaa GCAAGTCCAAAGGATCCTGAAAATTTCCCCTTTGTTATAATTGGAAATAAAGTTGATGAAACGAATAAAAGAAAA GTTCAATCTGTAAAAGTTTTGCAGTGGTGTAAagcaaataataatataccaTACTTTGAGACAAGTGCCAAAAATGCAATTAATGTTGATCAAGCATTTGATGAAATAGCAAGAAAGGCTATGAAACAAGAACTTCAAGAAGAGCAAAT ATATTTACCCGAAACCTTTACTCTAAATAGCCAAAAtgatcaaaaaatatacaaaagcCGATGTTGTTAA
- a CDS encoding protein RER1, putative, whose amino-acid sequence MEEAEVPVPDLLKKLINTHNYYIDKTTLYLKTRWLSLLCLFIIYVLRVYYVTGFYVVSYALSIFLLNLFLRFLTPHNIEEIYEQYENENNGLLLPMKQVNEQKRDNNPDDKKEFRPFLRKLNEFKFWLYSTRAILLSIVCTFFPFLDIPVFWPLLLFYFICLFLATMKEQIKNMIRFKYLPFNTSTKQTYGSIVRGNGRNK is encoded by the exons atggaagaAGCTGAAGTACCTGTTCCcgatttattaaaaaaactaatTAACACTCACAACTATTATATAGACAAAACAActttatatttgaaaacCCGATGGCTTTCATTACtgtgtttatttattatatatgtacttAGGGTTTATTATGTAACCGGATTTTATGTTGTATCGTATGcattatcaatttttttgttaaatttatttttaaggTTTTTAACCCCCCACAATATTgaagaaatatatgaacaatATGAAAATGAGAATAATGGATTATTGCTTCCTATGAAACAAGTCAACGAACAAAAAAGAGATAATAATCCTGATGACAAAAAAGAATTTAGACCATTTTTAAGgaaattaaatgaatttaaattttggTTATATTCAACGAGAGCTATTTTGCTATCAATAGTTTGCACGTTTTTCCCATTTTTGGACATACCTGTATTTTGGCCcttattacttttttattttatatgtttatttttggCTACTATGAAGGagcaaattaaaaatatgatcagatttaaatatttaccCTTTAACACAT CTACCAAGCAAACTTATGGTTCCATTGTTCGGGGGAATGGGAGAAACAAATAA